The Mus caroli chromosome 1, CAROLI_EIJ_v1.1, whole genome shotgun sequence genome has a window encoding:
- the Syt2 gene encoding synaptotagmin-2, with protein MRNIFKRNQEPNVAPATTTATMPLAPVAPADNSTESTGPGESQEDMFAKLKEKFFNEINKIPLPPWALIAMAVVAGLLLLTCCFCICKKCCCKKKKNKKEKGKGMKNAMNMKDMKGGQDDDDAETGLTEGEGEGEEEKEPENLGKLQFSLDYDFQANQLTVGVLQAAELPALDMGGTSDPYVKVFLLPDKKKKYETKVHRKTLNPAFNETFTFKVPYQELGGKTLVMAIYDFDRFSKHDIIGEVKVPMNTVDLGQPIEEWRDLQGGEKEEPEKLGDICTSLRYVPTAGKLTVCILEAKNLKKMDVGGLSDPYVKIHLMQNGKRLKKKKTTVKKKTLNPYFNESFSFEIPFEQIQKVQVVVTVLDYDKLGKNEAIGKIFVGSNATGTELRHWSDMLANPRRPIAQWHSLKPEEEVDALLGKNK; from the exons ATGAGAAACATCTTCAAGAGGAACCAGGAGCCCAATGTGGCTCcggccaccaccactgccacaaTGCCCCTTGCACCCGTCGCGCCTGCCGACAACTCTACGGAGAGCACGGGTCCCGGGGAGAGCCAAGAAGACATGTTCgccaagctgaaggagaaatTTTTCAATGAGATCAACAAGATCCCCT TGCCCCCCTGGGCTCTGATCGCCATGGCTGTGGTTGCTGGCCTCCTGCTGCTCACCTGTTGCTTCTGCATCTGTAAGAAGTGCTGctgcaagaagaagaagaacaagaaggagaagGGCAAAGGCATGAAGAACGCTATGAACATGAAGGACATGAAAGGGGGCCAG GATGACGACGATGCAGAGACAGGCCTGACTGAAGGAGAAGGTGAAGGCGAGGaggagaaagagccagagaacctGGGCAAATTGCAGTTTTCTCTGGACTATGATTTCCAAGCCAACCAG CTCACCGTGGGTGTCCTGCAGGCTGCGGAACTCCCAGCCCTGGACATGGGTGGCACATCAGACCCTTATGTCAaagtcttcctcctcccagacaagaagaagaaatatgagaCCAAGGTGCATCGGAAGACACTGAACCCAGCCTTCAATGAGACATTCACTTTCAAG GTGCCATACCAGGAGTTAGGAGGCAAGACCCTGGTGATGGCGATTTATGACTTTGACCGCTTCTCTAAGCACGACATCATTGGGGAGGTGAAGGTACCCATGAACACGGTGGACCTTGGCCAGCCCATCGAGGAATGGAGAGACCTACAAGGcggagagaaggaagag CCAGAGAAGCTGGGTGACATCTGTACCTCCTTGCGCTACGTGCCCACGGCTGGGAAGCTCACCGTCTGTATCCTGGAGGCCAAGAACCTGAAGAAGATGGACGTAGGGGGCCTTTCAG ACCCCTACGTGAAGATCCACCTGATGCAGAACGGTAAgagactcaagaagaagaagacgacagTGAAGAAGAAGACCCTGAACCCCTACTTCAACGAGTCCTTCAGCTTCGAGATCCCCTTTGAGCAGATCCAG AAAGTCCAGGTGGTCGTCACCGTGCTAGACTACGACAAACTGGGCAAGAATGAAGCCATCGGAAAGATCTTTGTAGGCAGCAACGCCACAGGCACGGAGTTGCGGCACTGGTCCGACATGCTGGCCAACCCTCGGAGGCCCATTGCCCAGTGGCACTCTCTTAAGCCTGAGGAAGAAGTGGATGCTCTTCTGGGCAAGAACAAGTAG